One window of Camelina sativa cultivar DH55 chromosome 4, Cs, whole genome shotgun sequence genomic DNA carries:
- the LOC104781902 gene encoding pentatricopeptide repeat-containing protein At2g35030, mitochondrial-like translates to MQSRALSHLRSYYRRLLLVFPVSGHERSVQVFNLVRSICSSSSHIHKREGYSSNSRVPRLEWLIGELCKEGRIVEARKLFDELPERDAVTWTHVITGYIKLGNMREARELFDRVDSRKNVVTWTAMVSGYLRSKQLVVAEMLFQEMPERNVVSWNTMIDGYAQGGRIEKALKLFDEMPERNIVSWNTMIKALVQRGRIDEAMNLFERMPKRDVISWTAVVDGLAKNGKVDEARRLFDCMPERNIISWNAMITGYTHNNRIDEADQLFQVMPERDFASWNTMITGFVRNGKVNRACVLFDRMPEKNVISWTTMITGYVENRENEEALKVFSKMLTDGCVKPNVGTYVSILSACSDLAGLVEGQQIHQLISKSVHQKNEVVTSALINMYSKSGELIAARKLFDNGLVSERDLISWNSMIAVYAHHGHGKEAIEMYDQMREHGFKPSEVTYLNLLFACSHAGLVEKGMEFFKELVRDESLPLREDHYTCLVDLCGRAGRLKDVLNFINCDEARLSRSFYGALLSACNNHSEVNIAKEVVKKVLETGSDDAGTYVLMSNIYAASGKREEAAEMRMKMKEKGLKKQPGCSWIKIGNQTHLFVVGDKSHPQFEALDSVVSDLGNKMRKNKNMTSEAGEDEFLVI, encoded by the coding sequence ATGCAATCTCGCGCATTGTCGCACCTGCGAAGTTACTACAGAAGATTATTATTGGTGTTTCCCGTATCAGGCCATGAACGATCCGTGCAAGTATTTAATCTCGTTCGTTCGATTTGCTCTTCTTCTAGCCATATACATAAAAGGGAAGGATATAGCTCGAATTCGCGTGTGCCACGACTCGAATGGCTGATTGGGGAGCTTTGCAAAGAAGGTAGGATTGTAGAAGCACGGAAACTGTTCGACGAATTGCCTGAGAGAGATGCGGTCACATGGACTCATGTGATTACTGGGTATATTAAGTTAGGAAATATGAGAGAAGCTAGGGAATTGTTCGATAGGGTTGATTCTAGGAAAAATGTGGTGACTTGGACTGCCATGGTTAGTGGGTACTTGAGATCTAAGCAGCTTGTTGTAGCTGAGATGCTTTTCCAGGAAATGCCTGAGAGAAATGTAGTTTCTTGGAATACTATGATCGATGGGTATGCTCAGGGAGGGAGAATTGAAAAAGCCCTGAaactgttcgatgaaatgcctgagagaAACATTGTTTCCTGGAACACGATGATTAAAGCGCTGGTGCAGCGTGGGAGGATAGATGAGGCGATGAATCTATTCGAAAGAATGCCTAAAAGGGATGTCATTTCATGGACTGCTGTGGTCGATGGTTTGGCAAAGAACGGTAAGGTAGATGAAGCGAGACGGCTTTTTGATTGTATGCCGGAGAGAAATATCATTTCGTGGAATGCTATGATCACGGGTTACACACATAACAATAGGATAGATGAAGCTGACCAACTCTTTCAAGTGATGCCTGAGAGGGACTTTGCTTCATGGAATACGATGATCACAGGGTTTGTACGGAATGGGAAAGTTAACAGGGCGTGTGTTTTATTTGACCGGATGCCTGAAAAGAATGTTATTTCCTGGACCACGATGATTACAGGATATGTCGAGAATAGAGAAAACGAAGAAGCGCTTAAAGTATTCTCAAAGATGTTAACGGATGGTTGTGTTAAGCCTAACGTAGGAACTTATGTGAGCATTTTAAGCGCCTGTAGTGACTTGGCTGGGCTTGTGGAGGGGCAGCAGATTCACCAGTTGATATCTAAGTCGGTTCACCAAAAGAACGAAGTTGTGACTTCAGCGCTTATTAACATGTACTCGAAATCCGGTGAACTGATTGCTGCTAGGAAATTGTTCGATAATGGACTGGTATCCGAACGGGATTTGATATCATGGAACAGTATGATTGCGGTTTATGCACACCACGGGCATGGGAAGGAAGCAATCGAAATGTATGATCAGATGCGGGAACACGGGTTCAAACCTAGTGAGGTGACCTATCTTAACTTGCTGTTTGCTTGCAGTCACGCTGGACTGGTAGAGAAAGGAATGGAGTTTTTTAAGGAGCTTGTGAGAGACGAGTCACTTCCTCTGCGAGAAGACCACTATACGTGTCTCGTGGATCTCTGTGGTCGTGCTGGTAGACTGAAAGATGTTTTAAATTTCATCAACTGTGATGAGGCTAGGCTATCAAGATCGTTCTATGGAGCGCTTTTATCCGCTTGTAATAATCACAGTGAAGTGAATATTGCTAAGGAGGTGGTGAAGAAGGTATTGGAAACAGGGTCGGATGATGCTGGGACTTATGTGTTGATGTCTAATATATATGCTGCGAGCGGGAAAAGGGAAGAAGCTGCAGAGATGAGaatgaagatgaaggagaaaggGTTGAAGAAACAGCCGGGTTGCAGTTGGATTAAGATCGGGAATCAGAcgcatctttttgttgttggagataAGTCACATCCTCAGTTTGAAGCCTTGGATTCGGTAGTATCCGATCTTGGCAACAAaatgaggaagaacaagaacatgACTTCAGAAGCGGGAGAAGATGAGTTCTTGGTTATTTGA
- the LOC104781904 gene encoding urease accessory protein D-like — protein sequence MATGKVVVEKVGGRSTATSSFSKYPLKFLLPTKAAPAGTDVVWIYSITYGGGIVSGDSISCEFTIGDGCTAVITTQSSTKVYKAIGSKCSEQILEARIGSESLLVVIPDPVTCFSTARYYQKQIFRLVSDSNLVLVDWITSGRHANGEKWDFDFYKSINNVYLEDDYPLFLDTVLLEKRSNQSIAERMQDYHTIAMVILFGSKVKEIQKQVQENVKNMMSEQLQISYGGRSRRQNSESSSRNRFMKPEFIASCSSFGHEGKGVVIRIASDSTESVYNFLRQQLAVLQPLLGQAPYAC from the exons ATGGCGACAGGGAAAGTGGTGGTGGAGAAAGTAGGAGGAAGATCTACAGCTACGAGCAGCTTCTCTAAGTATCCTCTCAAGTTCTTACTTCCTACCAAG GCAGCTCCTGCCGGAACTGACGTTGTCTGGATTTACAGCATCACCTATGGTGGCGGCATTGTCTCT GGAGATTCGATTTCATGTGAATTCACCATTGGTGATGGATGCACTGCAGTGATTACAACCCAGTCTTCTACTAAG GTATACAAGGCAATAGGATCAAAGTGTTCTGAACAAATACTGGAA GCGAGAATCGGGAGTGAGTCACTTTTGGTTGTGATTCCAGATCCAGTGACTTGCTTCTCCACTGCCCGGTACTATCAGAAACAGATCTTTAGATTGGTGTCAGACTCTAATCTTGTCCTTGTGGATTGGATCACTAGCGGGCGTCACGCAAATGGTGAAAAATGGGATTTCGATTTTTATAAGAGCATCAATAATGTCTACCTGGAAGATGATTACCCTTTATTTCTTGACACA GTACTGTTAGAGAAGAGGAGCAACCAAAGCATAGCCGAACGGATGCAAGACTATCACACCATCGCAATGGTCATACTCTTCGG GTCAAAGGTGAAGGAAATCCAAAAGCAAGTCCAAGAAAATGTGAAGAATATGATGTCTGAACAACTACAGATCTCTTATGGAGGACGTTCTAGGAGACAAAACTCTGAGTCAAGCTCTCGTAATCGTTTCATGAAGCCAGAGTTTATAGCTTCTTGCAGCAGTTTCGGCCATGAG GGAAAAGGAGTTGTGATTCGAATAGCTTCTGATTCTACAGAGTCTGTCTACAATTTCTTGAGGCAACAATTGGCTGTGCTTCAACCACTTCTTGGTCAAGCTCCTTATGCTTGTtga
- the LOC104781903 gene encoding uncharacterized protein LOC104781903 isoform X2, with product MLSSAATATAASVSARSGDILCGYFRRKTVAPFRFAQPVYCTSLRSSLVEVRAMAESQTTSQTNQPHASGSSGKKQALISLSDKSDLASLGNGLQDLGYTIVSTGGTASTLENAGVSVTKVEKLTHFPEMLDGRVKTLHPNIHGGILARRDVEHHMEALNEHGIGTFDVVVVNLYPFYDKVTAPGGISFEDGIENIDIGGPAMIRAAAKNHKDVLIVVDSEDYQAVLEYLKGGQNDQQFRRKLAWKAFQHVAAYDSAVSEWLWKQTEGKEKFPPSFTVPLELKSSLRYGENPHQKAAFYVDKSLAEVNAGGIATAIQHHGKEMSYNNYLDADAAWNCVSEFENPTCVVVKHTNPCGVASRDDILEAYRLAVKADPVSAFGGIVAFNVEVDEVLARELREFRSPTDGETRMFYEIVVAPKYTAKGLEVLKGKSKTLRILEAKKNDQGKLSLRQVGGGWLAQDSDDITPEDISFKSVSEKTPTESELADAKFAWLCVKHVKSNAIVIAKNNCMLGMGSGQPNRVESLRLAFKKAGEEAKGAALASDAFFPFAWKDAVEEACEKGIGVIAEPGGSIRDQDAIDCCKKYGVSLLFTNVRHFRH from the exons ATGCTCAGTTCCgccgccaccgccaccgccgCCTCCGTGAGTGCTCGCTCCGGCGATATTCTCTGCGGCTATTTTCGTAGAAAAACTGTCGCGCCTTTTCGTTTTGCCCAACCC GTCTATTGTACATCGCTGCGTTCGAGTCTCGTTGAGGTTCGAGCTATGGCGGAGTCTCAGACAACATCGCAGACGAATCAGCCGCACGCCTCTGGCTCCTCTg GAAAGAAGCAAGCTTTGATATCTTTATCTGACAAGAGTGACTTGGCTTCTCTAGGCAACGGTCTCCAAGACTTGGg ATACACTATTGTTTCTACTGGAGGAACTGCTTCTACTTTGGAGAATGCCGGAGTCTCTGTGACTAAAGTGGAGAAGCTTACTCACTTTCCAGAAATG CTTGATGGCCGTGTGAAAACTTTGCACCCAAACATACACGGTGGTATCCTTGCTAGAAGAGATGTGGAACATCATATGGAAGCTCTTAATGAGCATGGGATTG GTACATTTGATGTGGTGGTTGTCAATCTGTATCCATTCTATGACAAAGTTACTGCTCCAGGTGGGATCAGCTTTGAAGATGGGATTGAGAACATTGACATTGGTGGTCCTGCTATGATTAGAGCAGCTGCTAAG AACCACAAAGACGTTCTCATTGTTGTCGACTCAGAGGATTATCAAGCTGTTTTGGAGTATCTCAAAGGAGGACAAAACGACCAACAATTCCGCAGAAAACTTGCGTGGAAGGCCTTTCAGCATGTTGCTGCATATGATTCTGCGGTTTCAGAATGGCTGTGGAAGCAGACTGAAGGAA AAGAGAAGTTCCCTCCCAGCTTTACAGTTCCGCTTGAACTTAAGAGTTCTCTTCGTTACGGTGAAAACCCTCATCAAAAAGCTGCATTTTATGTTGATAAGAGCCTTGCTGAAGTGAACGCTGGTGGTATCGCAACTGCGATACAGCACCATGGAAAG GAAATGTCATACAACAACTATCTTGATGCTGACGCTGCGTGGAACTGTGTGTCGGAATTTGAAAACCCTACATGTGTAGTCGTGAAGCATACAAATCCTTGTGGTGTGGCCTCTCGTGATGATATTCTTGAGGCTTACCGGCTAGCTGTAAAAGCTGACCCAGTTAGTGCCTTTGGTGGCATTGTAGCTTTCAATGTTGAAGTTGACGAG GTTCTTGCGAGGGAACTCCGGGAGTTCAGGAGCCCAACAGATGGGGAAACTAGAATGTTTTATGAAATCGTGGTTGCTCCAAAGTATACTGCTAAAGGTCTTGAAGTTCTCAAAGGGAAATCGAAAACTTTAAGGATCCTTGAGGCTAAAAAGAATGACCAAGGCAAACTATCCCTCAGACAGGTTGGTGGTGGCTGGTTGGCTCAGGACTCAGACGATATAACTCCAGAAGACATCAGTTTCAAGTCAGTCTCAGAGAAAACTCCGACTGAAAGTGAACTTGCGGATGCCAAATTTGCCTGGCTTTGCGTTAAGCATGTCAAGAGCAATGCCATTGTGATAGCAAAG AACAATTGTATGCTGGGGATGGGAAGTGGGCAGCCAAACAGAGTAGAGAGTCTGAGATTAGCTTTCAAGAAAGCTGGCGAAGAAGCCAAAGGAGCTGCCTTGGCCAGTGACGCATTCTTCCCATTCG CTTGGAAAGATGCGGTGGAAGAGGCGTGTGAGAAAGGAATAGGAGTGATAGCAGAACCTGGAGGCAGTATAAGAGACCAAGACGCTATTGATTGCTGCAAAAAGTATGGAGTCTCTCTGCTCTTCACCAACGTTAGACATTTCCGCCATTGA
- the LOC104781903 gene encoding uncharacterized protein LOC104781903 isoform X1 has product MLSSAATATAASVSARSGDILCGYFRRKTVAPFRFAQPVYCTSLRSSLVEVRAMAESQTTSQTNQPHASGSSESGKKQALISLSDKSDLASLGNGLQDLGYTIVSTGGTASTLENAGVSVTKVEKLTHFPEMLDGRVKTLHPNIHGGILARRDVEHHMEALNEHGIGTFDVVVVNLYPFYDKVTAPGGISFEDGIENIDIGGPAMIRAAAKNHKDVLIVVDSEDYQAVLEYLKGGQNDQQFRRKLAWKAFQHVAAYDSAVSEWLWKQTEGKEKFPPSFTVPLELKSSLRYGENPHQKAAFYVDKSLAEVNAGGIATAIQHHGKEMSYNNYLDADAAWNCVSEFENPTCVVVKHTNPCGVASRDDILEAYRLAVKADPVSAFGGIVAFNVEVDEVLARELREFRSPTDGETRMFYEIVVAPKYTAKGLEVLKGKSKTLRILEAKKNDQGKLSLRQVGGGWLAQDSDDITPEDISFKSVSEKTPTESELADAKFAWLCVKHVKSNAIVIAKNNCMLGMGSGQPNRVESLRLAFKKAGEEAKGAALASDAFFPFAWKDAVEEACEKGIGVIAEPGGSIRDQDAIDCCKKYGVSLLFTNVRHFRH; this is encoded by the exons ATGCTCAGTTCCgccgccaccgccaccgccgCCTCCGTGAGTGCTCGCTCCGGCGATATTCTCTGCGGCTATTTTCGTAGAAAAACTGTCGCGCCTTTTCGTTTTGCCCAACCC GTCTATTGTACATCGCTGCGTTCGAGTCTCGTTGAGGTTCGAGCTATGGCGGAGTCTCAGACAACATCGCAGACGAATCAGCCGCACGCCTCTGGCTCCTCTg AATCAGGAAAGAAGCAAGCTTTGATATCTTTATCTGACAAGAGTGACTTGGCTTCTCTAGGCAACGGTCTCCAAGACTTGGg ATACACTATTGTTTCTACTGGAGGAACTGCTTCTACTTTGGAGAATGCCGGAGTCTCTGTGACTAAAGTGGAGAAGCTTACTCACTTTCCAGAAATG CTTGATGGCCGTGTGAAAACTTTGCACCCAAACATACACGGTGGTATCCTTGCTAGAAGAGATGTGGAACATCATATGGAAGCTCTTAATGAGCATGGGATTG GTACATTTGATGTGGTGGTTGTCAATCTGTATCCATTCTATGACAAAGTTACTGCTCCAGGTGGGATCAGCTTTGAAGATGGGATTGAGAACATTGACATTGGTGGTCCTGCTATGATTAGAGCAGCTGCTAAG AACCACAAAGACGTTCTCATTGTTGTCGACTCAGAGGATTATCAAGCTGTTTTGGAGTATCTCAAAGGAGGACAAAACGACCAACAATTCCGCAGAAAACTTGCGTGGAAGGCCTTTCAGCATGTTGCTGCATATGATTCTGCGGTTTCAGAATGGCTGTGGAAGCAGACTGAAGGAA AAGAGAAGTTCCCTCCCAGCTTTACAGTTCCGCTTGAACTTAAGAGTTCTCTTCGTTACGGTGAAAACCCTCATCAAAAAGCTGCATTTTATGTTGATAAGAGCCTTGCTGAAGTGAACGCTGGTGGTATCGCAACTGCGATACAGCACCATGGAAAG GAAATGTCATACAACAACTATCTTGATGCTGACGCTGCGTGGAACTGTGTGTCGGAATTTGAAAACCCTACATGTGTAGTCGTGAAGCATACAAATCCTTGTGGTGTGGCCTCTCGTGATGATATTCTTGAGGCTTACCGGCTAGCTGTAAAAGCTGACCCAGTTAGTGCCTTTGGTGGCATTGTAGCTTTCAATGTTGAAGTTGACGAG GTTCTTGCGAGGGAACTCCGGGAGTTCAGGAGCCCAACAGATGGGGAAACTAGAATGTTTTATGAAATCGTGGTTGCTCCAAAGTATACTGCTAAAGGTCTTGAAGTTCTCAAAGGGAAATCGAAAACTTTAAGGATCCTTGAGGCTAAAAAGAATGACCAAGGCAAACTATCCCTCAGACAGGTTGGTGGTGGCTGGTTGGCTCAGGACTCAGACGATATAACTCCAGAAGACATCAGTTTCAAGTCAGTCTCAGAGAAAACTCCGACTGAAAGTGAACTTGCGGATGCCAAATTTGCCTGGCTTTGCGTTAAGCATGTCAAGAGCAATGCCATTGTGATAGCAAAG AACAATTGTATGCTGGGGATGGGAAGTGGGCAGCCAAACAGAGTAGAGAGTCTGAGATTAGCTTTCAAGAAAGCTGGCGAAGAAGCCAAAGGAGCTGCCTTGGCCAGTGACGCATTCTTCCCATTCG CTTGGAAAGATGCGGTGGAAGAGGCGTGTGAGAAAGGAATAGGAGTGATAGCAGAACCTGGAGGCAGTATAAGAGACCAAGACGCTATTGATTGCTGCAAAAAGTATGGAGTCTCTCTGCTCTTCACCAACGTTAGACATTTCCGCCATTGA